One region of Rhodophyticola sp. CCM32 genomic DNA includes:
- a CDS encoding GNAT family N-acetyltransferase, which translates to MIRPGRPEDANAIAAIWNPLIRETTVTFTTQEKTAGDIADLLKRQPVFVAIPNDQIAGFATYGPFRPGPGYAHTAEHSIYLAAHARGNGLGRALMVRLETHARDQGLHVMVAGLSGDNKGAITFHTAMGYTEIGHLPRVGRKFDRWHDLVLMQKCL; encoded by the coding sequence ATGATCCGCCCCGGCAGACCGGAAGATGCAAACGCCATTGCCGCGATCTGGAATCCGCTGATCCGCGAGACCACGGTGACCTTCACCACGCAGGAGAAAACAGCGGGCGATATCGCTGATCTTCTGAAAAGGCAGCCGGTTTTCGTGGCGATACCCAATGATCAGATCGCTGGCTTTGCGACCTATGGCCCGTTTCGCCCCGGACCCGGTTATGCCCATACGGCGGAACATTCGATCTATCTTGCCGCTCACGCGCGTGGGAACGGGCTGGGCCGGGCGCTGATGGTGCGGCTGGAAACCCATGCCCGCGATCAGGGTCTCCATGTGATGGTTGCCGGCCTCTCTGGCGACAACAAAGGCGCGATCACATTTCATACCGCGATGGGCTATACCGAAATTGGCCACCTGCCCCGGGTCGGGCGCAAATTCGACCGCTGGCACGATCTTGTGCTGATGCAGAAATGCCTCTGA
- a CDS encoding molecular chaperone DjiA: MSLWSRITDALSALASGEGLGAVFDRLRTPPERSVAFTIAIIALSAKMAKADGRVTRDEVTAFREVFHVPAEDEPAAARVFNLAREDVAGFEEYAARIARMFGDNPAVLSDLMEGLFHIACADGTYHPNEDQFLERVAGIFGMEPRAFTSLRARHVPDAAPDPYVVLGVDTAMSLEEIRAVWRQQVRETHPDQMLGRGVPEEAIRLAENRLQSLNTAWEEIQAHHGG, translated from the coding sequence ATGTCTTTGTGGAGCCGCATAACAGACGCGCTGTCGGCGCTGGCATCGGGCGAAGGGCTGGGCGCGGTCTTTGACCGGCTGCGCACGCCGCCGGAACGCTCGGTCGCGTTCACCATCGCGATCATCGCGCTCAGCGCCAAGATGGCCAAGGCCGATGGGCGGGTCACACGGGATGAGGTGACCGCGTTCCGCGAGGTCTTCCATGTCCCGGCAGAGGATGAACCCGCCGCCGCCCGGGTCTTCAATCTGGCCCGCGAGGATGTGGCCGGGTTCGAGGAATATGCCGCGCGTATTGCCCGGATGTTCGGCGACAACCCGGCGGTTCTGTCCGACCTGATGGAGGGGCTGTTCCACATCGCCTGCGCCGACGGAACCTATCACCCGAATGAAGATCAGTTTCTGGAACGGGTGGCCGGCATCTTCGGGATGGAACCGCGTGCCTTCACCTCGCTCAGGGCGCGCCATGTGCCCGATGCCGCCCCCGACCCTTATGTGGTTCTGGGTGTGGACACGGCCATGTCGCTGGAGGAGATCCGCGCGGTCTGGCGCCAGCAGGTGCGCGAAACCCATCCCGATCAGATGCTGGGCCGGGGCGTGCCGGAAGAGGCGATCCGCCTGGCGGAAAACCGGCTGCAATCGCTGAACACCGCCTGGGAGGAAATCCAGGCCCATCACGGGGGCTGA
- a CDS encoding endonuclease/exonuclease/phosphatase family protein: MRIATYNVEWFSNLFDDQNRLREDGGWSGRQDVTREQQIAALGHVFGRLDADAVMIVEAPDISRHRDGVAALEDFAARFGLRARSALAGFANDTQQELIFLYDPDMMDARHDPVGPITGKKGLDAAPRFDGTFRIDLDIDATEDLVRFSKPPLEAILETASGVIRMIGVHVKSKAPHGARNADETMRIAIANRRKQLAQCIWLRARVDQHLDAGDPLLVLGDFNDGPGLDTYEKLFGRSGIEIVLGKDLAPDRQLYDPHARRALQSRIAAQPTTARFYLRDEERFLSALLDYIMVSPALRPRCRRWRIWHPFDDPACWRDETLRQALLTASDHFPMVLEVTEQSKVSP, encoded by the coding sequence ATGCGCATCGCCACCTATAATGTGGAATGGTTCAGCAACCTGTTCGATGACCAGAACCGGTTGCGGGAGGATGGCGGCTGGTCCGGGCGCCAGGATGTGACCCGGGAACAGCAGATCGCGGCGCTTGGGCATGTGTTCGGGCGGCTTGATGCGGATGCGGTGATGATCGTGGAGGCGCCCGACATCTCACGCCACCGGGACGGGGTGGCGGCGCTGGAAGATTTTGCCGCGCGGTTCGGCCTGCGTGCCCGCAGCGCGCTGGCGGGGTTTGCCAATGACACGCAGCAGGAACTGATCTTCCTATACGACCCGGATATGATGGATGCGCGACATGATCCGGTGGGCCCGATAACCGGCAAGAAAGGTCTGGATGCTGCGCCGCGCTTCGATGGCACCTTTCGGATCGACCTGGATATCGACGCGACCGAGGATCTGGTGCGGTTTTCCAAACCCCCGCTTGAGGCAATACTGGAAACGGCATCCGGGGTGATCCGCATGATCGGTGTGCATGTGAAATCGAAAGCCCCCCATGGGGCGCGAAATGCGGATGAAACGATGCGGATCGCCATCGCCAACCGCCGCAAGCAACTGGCGCAATGTATCTGGCTGCGCGCGCGGGTCGATCAGCATCTGGATGCAGGTGACCCATTGCTTGTGCTGGGGGATTTCAATGACGGCCCCGGGCTGGACACCTATGAAAAGCTGTTCGGCCGCTCTGGCATCGAGATTGTGCTGGGCAAGGATCTGGCCCCGGACCGACAGCTTTATGACCCCCATGCCCGGCGCGCACTGCAAAGCCGGATCGCCGCGCAGCCGACCACCGCGCGGTTCTATCTGCGCGACGAAGAGCGGTTCCTGTCGGCGCTGCTGGATTACATCATGGTCAGCCCCGCCCTGCGCCCGCGCTGCCGCCGCTGGCGTATCTGGCACCCGTTCGATGACCCGGCCTGCTGGCGGGATGAAACCCTGCGCCAGGCATTGCTGACCGCCTCGGACCATTTCCCGATGGTGCTGGAGGTCACGGAGCAAAGCAAGGTTTCCCCTTAA
- a CDS encoding AAA+ family ATPase, translated as MKQLAPAVLSLCLLAPPVMANDDGPPDSNMRDGFDLFARGAELMLEGLRDEMTPMLEDIRPFLEHEMLPFMQGLAEAMDDLTAYHPPERLPNGDILIRRRDDAPDLPEIGEGGEVEL; from the coding sequence ATGAAACAGCTTGCCCCCGCCGTTCTGAGCTTATGTCTTCTGGCCCCGCCGGTGATGGCGAATGACGATGGCCCTCCGGACAGCAATATGCGCGACGGGTTTGATCTGTTCGCCCGCGGCGCGGAACTGATGCTGGAAGGTCTGCGTGACGAGATGACGCCGATGCTGGAAGACATCCGGCCGTTTCTGGAACATGAGATGCTGCCCTTTATGCAGGGTCTGGCAGAGGCAATGGACGATCTGACCGCCTATCACCCGCCCGAACGTCTGCCCAATGGCGACATCCTCATCCGCCGCAGGGATGATGCACCGGATCTGCCCGAGATCGGTGAGGGTGGCGAGGTGGAACTGTAG
- a CDS encoding M3 family oligoendopeptidase, producing the protein MMLPFPAPLCDAATEAGGAPLGDLPEWDLSDLYQSQDAPELTRDLDWLEGECADFAATYQGKLAGLSAAEMLGCVLRYEKIDLIGGRIMSFAGLRYYQHTTDPERAKFMSDMQDKVTAFTTPLVFFSLEFNRIEDAALEALLAENTGLARYRPVFDRMRAMKPHQLSDELEQFLHDQSTVGAAAWNRLFDETIAGLSFEVEGESLGIEATLNLLTDPDRARREAGARALVATFQTRLGLFARVHNTLAKEKEIEDRWRKLPTPQAGRHLSNHVEPEVVEALRNAVVAAYPRLSHRYYTLKAKWLGLDTLEVWDRNAPLPMEDTALVSWDQARATVTQAYAAFDPRMAELAEPFFTDGWIDAGVKEGKAPGAFAHPTVVDVHPYVMLNYLGKPRDVMTLAHELGHGVHQRLAAGQGELLSSTPLTLAETASVFGEMLTFRKLLDAAETPEQKKVLLAGKVEDMINTVIRQIAFYDFECKLHDARRKGELTPGDINALWMSVQAESLGPVFNFMDGYETFWAYIPHFVHSPFYVYAYAFGDGLVNALYAAYAEGQPGFEEAYFEMLKAGGSKHHKELLAPFGLDASDPAFWDKGLSMIEGFIDELEAMEGYCSQVTAP; encoded by the coding sequence ATGATGCTGCCGTTCCCCGCCCCTCTTTGTGATGCCGCAACCGAAGCCGGAGGCGCACCACTTGGCGATCTGCCGGAATGGGATCTCAGCGATCTCTATCAGTCTCAGGACGCGCCGGAACTGACCCGCGATCTGGATTGGCTGGAAGGGGAATGCGCCGATTTCGCCGCAACCTATCAGGGGAAGCTGGCAGGGCTGAGCGCCGCTGAGATGCTGGGTTGTGTGCTGCGCTATGAGAAGATCGACCTGATCGGCGGGCGGATCATGTCATTTGCGGGCCTGCGGTATTACCAGCACACAACGGACCCTGAGCGGGCCAAATTCATGTCTGACATGCAGGACAAGGTCACCGCCTTCACCACGCCTTTGGTGTTTTTCTCATTGGAATTCAACCGGATCGAAGATGCAGCGCTTGAGGCGTTGCTGGCGGAGAATACCGGTCTGGCGCGCTACAGGCCGGTCTTTGACCGGATGCGGGCGATGAAGCCCCATCAGTTGAGCGATGAGCTGGAGCAGTTCCTCCATGATCAATCGACAGTGGGGGCTGCGGCCTGGAACCGGCTGTTTGATGAAACCATCGCCGGGCTGAGTTTTGAGGTCGAGGGCGAAAGCCTGGGCATCGAGGCCACGCTGAACCTGCTGACCGATCCGGACCGCGCCCGGCGCGAGGCCGGCGCCAGAGCGCTGGTTGCAACCTTCCAGACGCGCCTTGGCCTTTTTGCGCGGGTGCATAACACGCTGGCGAAGGAAAAAGAGATCGAGGATCGCTGGCGCAAGCTGCCGACACCGCAGGCCGGGCGCCATCTGTCCAATCATGTGGAACCCGAGGTGGTGGAGGCCCTGCGCAATGCGGTGGTCGCCGCCTATCCGCGCCTCAGCCATCGGTATTATACGCTGAAGGCGAAATGGCTGGGGCTGGACACGCTGGAAGTCTGGGACCGCAACGCGCCCCTGCCGATGGAAGATACCGCTCTGGTCAGCTGGGATCAGGCCCGCGCCACAGTCACCCAGGCCTATGCCGCATTTGACCCGCGCATGGCCGAACTGGCCGAGCCGTTTTTCACCGATGGCTGGATTGATGCAGGCGTCAAAGAGGGCAAGGCGCCCGGCGCTTTTGCGCATCCGACCGTGGTTGATGTGCATCCTTACGTGATGCTGAACTATCTGGGAAAACCCCGGGATGTCATGACGCTCGCCCATGAACTGGGGCACGGGGTGCATCAGCGGCTGGCCGCCGGGCAAGGCGAATTGCTGTCATCGACGCCGCTGACCCTTGCGGAGACAGCCAGCGTGTTCGGGGAGATGCTGACCTTCCGCAAACTGCTTGACGCGGCAGAAACGCCTGAACAGAAAAAGGTGCTTCTGGCAGGCAAGGTGGAGGATATGATCAACACGGTCATCCGCCAGATCGCGTTCTACGATTTTGAATGCAAGCTGCATGATGCCCGCCGCAAGGGGGAGCTGACCCCCGGTGATATCAACGCGCTGTGGATGTCGGTGCAGGCGGAAAGCCTGGGACCGGTGTTCAATTTCATGGATGGATATGAGACCTTCTGGGCCTATATCCCGCATTTCGTGCATTCGCCCTTCTATGTCTACGCCTATGCGTTTGGCGACGGGTTGGTGAACGCGCTTTATGCGGCCTATGCCGAGGGCCAGCCGGGCTTTGAAGAGGCCTATTTCGAGATGCTGAAAGCGGGCGGGTCAAAGCACCACAAGGAGTTGCTTGCTCCTTTCGGGCTGGACGCAAGCGACCCGGCTTTCTGGGACAAGGGCCTTTCCATGATCGAAGGATTCATTGACGAGTTGGAGGCGATGGAGGGGTACTGTAGTCAAGTTACTGCACCGTAG
- a CDS encoding BrnA antitoxin family protein — MTAKKRTGISDAEEARIQKMIASDPDSPELTDDQIASAKPFSEGFPEIAQKMRKNIGGRPKSDSPKVPVSIRLDQDVIAKFKATGPGWQSRINEVLRKSTVQ, encoded by the coding sequence ATGACTGCCAAAAAGCGCACTGGAATTTCTGACGCTGAGGAAGCTCGCATCCAGAAGATGATCGCATCTGACCCTGACAGCCCTGAACTGACAGATGACCAGATCGCCTCGGCCAAACCCTTTTCTGAGGGTTTCCCTGAGATTGCCCAGAAGATGCGTAAGAACATCGGAGGGCGTCCAAAGTCGGACTCTCCAAAGGTGCCCGTGTCGATCCGACTGGATCAGGATGTTATTGCCAAATTCAAGGCAACTGGACCGGGCTGGCAGAGCCGTATTAATGAAGTGCTACGCAAGTCTACGGTGCAGTAA
- a CDS encoding BrnT family toxin, whose amino-acid sequence MITIVWDEPKRQINLSRHGLDFADLDEWFFLDAVTVPAKEGRHMAIGCLSDGTIAVVFAVLGTEGVSVISMRPASRKERSLL is encoded by the coding sequence ATGATAACAATAGTCTGGGATGAGCCGAAACGGCAGATCAACCTGTCTCGGCACGGGTTGGATTTTGCTGATCTGGACGAATGGTTCTTCCTTGATGCTGTGACGGTCCCCGCCAAGGAAGGCCGTCACATGGCAATAGGTTGCTTGAGCGATGGAACCATCGCCGTTGTCTTCGCTGTTCTGGGAACAGAAGGCGTTTCGGTGATCTCTATGCGTCCTGCAAGTCGCAAGGAAAGGAGTTTGCTATGA
- a CDS encoding tryptophan halogenase family protein, whose product MGEPITEITIVGGGTAGWLTASLLQSILTRPGRADKDVRITLVESPNVPTVGVGEATVPGMPRTLKNIGIPEAEFFKTCNTSFKLGVLFRNWNVDNDGAPVDYVNPFNPVPRVEGIDAGYFMLRHGAGALDFVQTYSAAVDLARAHKGPRVLGAKENDPRVGFAYHLDAGKFAHMLRDTCIARGVTHILEDVVDVEQDDRGYIAALNLKESGRHPVQLVIDCTGFRGVIINQILKEPFVSYSRYLANDRALAVQIPHREPSKLPSVTQSTALGAGWVWRVPLFHRIGTGYVFSSAHRTDEQAMDEFMAHLGEEAEGAEPRVIPMRVGRTERAWVKNCIAVGLSGGFIEPLESTAIHMIDTAVRWLTTYFPDQDFADPLRDRYNKLSAALYDEVRDFICLHYALGNRSDDPYWIDARNLEVPDSLAENLELWKHTLPGPYDLEFASLFSPGVYQTVLLGKRVYETGYGSAEVTRNLPLRQEVWGRHLQAARTAIRKSVSEMADHRTLLTQLRGEDRAAPVFPMAQPTVAMPGAAPLKAPQIAPLEKEDASLL is encoded by the coding sequence ATGGGTGAACCGATTACCGAGATCACGATTGTGGGCGGCGGCACCGCTGGCTGGCTGACCGCAAGCCTGTTGCAAAGCATTCTGACGCGCCCGGGCCGGGCGGATAAGGATGTGCGCATCACGCTGGTGGAATCGCCCAATGTGCCCACCGTGGGCGTGGGGGAGGCCACGGTGCCCGGCATGCCGCGCACGTTGAAAAACATCGGCATTCCCGAGGCCGAGTTCTTCAAGACCTGCAACACCTCTTTCAAACTGGGCGTGCTGTTCCGCAACTGGAATGTCGACAATGACGGGGCGCCGGTTGATTATGTGAACCCGTTCAACCCCGTGCCCCGGGTCGAGGGTATTGATGCGGGCTATTTCATGCTGCGCCACGGGGCGGGTGCGCTGGATTTCGTGCAGACCTATTCGGCCGCCGTCGATCTGGCCCGCGCCCATAAGGGCCCGCGTGTGCTGGGCGCCAAGGAAAACGACCCGCGTGTCGGCTTTGCCTATCATCTGGATGCGGGCAAATTCGCCCATATGCTGCGCGATACCTGCATTGCGCGCGGGGTGACCCATATTCTTGAGGATGTGGTGGATGTGGAACAGGATGACCGCGGCTATATCGCGGCGCTGAACCTGAAGGAAAGCGGTCGCCATCCGGTCCAGCTGGTGATTGACTGCACCGGGTTTCGGGGCGTGATCATCAACCAGATCCTGAAAGAGCCTTTTGTGTCCTATTCCAGATATCTCGCCAATGACCGGGCGCTGGCGGTGCAGATCCCCCATAGGGAGCCATCAAAACTGCCATCGGTCACCCAGTCGACCGCACTTGGCGCCGGCTGGGTCTGGCGGGTGCCGCTGTTCCACCGGATCGGCACCGGATATGTGTTTTCCAGCGCGCATCGCACGGATGAACAGGCGATGGATGAATTCATGGCCCATCTGGGGGAGGAGGCCGAAGGCGCCGAACCCCGGGTGATCCCCATGCGGGTGGGCCGGACGGAACGGGCCTGGGTCAAGAACTGTATTGCCGTGGGCCTGTCGGGCGGGTTTATCGAGCCTCTGGAAAGCACCGCCATCCATATGATCGACACCGCCGTGCGCTGGCTGACCACCTATTTCCCCGATCAGGATTTTGCCGATCCGCTGCGCGACCGGTATAACAAACTGTCAGCGGCGCTTTATGACGAGGTGCGCGATTTCATCTGCCTGCATTACGCGCTTGGAAATCGCAGCGATGACCCGTACTGGATCGACGCGCGCAATCTGGAAGTGCCCGACAGCCTGGCCGAAAATCTGGAGCTTTGGAAACATACGCTGCCGGGGCCATATGATCTTGAATTTGCATCCCTTTTCTCTCCGGGCGTGTATCAGACGGTGCTTCTGGGCAAACGGGTTTATGAGACCGGCTATGGCAGCGCGGAGGTGACGCGCAATCTGCCGCTGCGGCAGGAGGTCTGGGGGCGGCATCTTCAGGCCGCGCGCACTGCGATCAGGAAAAGCGTGTCTGAGATGGCCGATCACCGCACACTTCTGACCCAGCTCAGGGGGGAGGATAGAGCCGCCCCTGTTTTCCCCATGGCCCAGCCCACCGTGGCAATGCCGGGCGCTGCGCCGCTGAAAGCCCCCCAAATTGCGCCACTGGAAAAGGAAGATGCCAGCCTGCTGTGA
- a CDS encoding DUF4389 domain-containing protein, which yields MPLSDEEKVDGRLNGEQNEPSGREGLVMRLVFMVIIAIMISLAQTVLGVLTIIQFVIMVINSGEPNPRLSEFGTDLGIWIAKAARFQTAASEVKPWPWTELD from the coding sequence ATGCCGCTGAGCGATGAAGAGAAGGTTGATGGCCGCCTGAACGGGGAACAGAATGAACCGTCAGGCCGCGAAGGTCTGGTGATGCGTCTGGTCTTTATGGTGATCATCGCGATCATGATCAGCCTGGCCCAGACGGTTCTGGGGGTTCTGACGATCATTCAGTTCGTCATCATGGTGATCAATAGCGGAGAACCCAACCCGCGCCTGTCGGAATTCGGGACTGATCTGGGCATCTGGATTGCCAAGGCCGCCCGGTTTCAGACCGCCGCCAGCGAGGTCAAACCCTGGCCCTGGACCGAACTTGACTGA
- a CDS encoding DinB family protein, producing MITAEYCRLFARYNSWQNTSLIAAADGLTASERWLDRGAFFRSIAATLNHLYWADALMLERIKGNERPQDTFTHSLTSPSDWSEFKGLRAWRDAEIAQWAGSITNSDLNGVIRWYPLDGSDKIEMSKAICVVQLFNHQTHHRGQIHAMLTATGAEPEPTDIPAMP from the coding sequence ATGATTACAGCCGAATATTGCCGTCTCTTCGCACGCTACAACAGCTGGCAAAACACCTCACTCATTGCTGCAGCCGACGGATTAACCGCATCCGAGCGTTGGCTGGATCGAGGTGCGTTCTTCAGATCCATAGCAGCAACACTGAACCATCTTTATTGGGCCGATGCTCTCATGCTTGAGCGCATCAAAGGTAATGAAAGACCGCAGGACACGTTCACACATTCACTGACCAGCCCATCAGATTGGTCTGAGTTCAAAGGCTTACGCGCATGGCGAGATGCAGAAATCGCACAATGGGCTGGCAGCATCACCAACTCAGATCTCAATGGCGTTATCAGGTGGTATCCGCTCGACGGTTCAGACAAGATTGAAATGTCTAAGGCGATCTGCGTCGTACAGCTATTCAACCACCAGACCCATCACCGGGGACAGATACATGCCATGCTCACAGCTACAGGCGCCGAACCTGAGCCGACCGACATTCCGGCGATGCCTTAG
- the rpoH gene encoding RNA polymerase sigma factor RpoH: MSTYANLPAPSPEQGLNRYLQEIRKFPMLEPEQEYMLAKRWVDHEDTDAAHQMVTSHLRLAAKIAMGYRGYGLPQAEVISEANVGLMQAVKKFDPEKGFRLATYAMWWIRASIQEYVLRSWSMVKLGTTSAQKKLFFNLRKAKARIGALEEGDLRPENVARIANDLGVTETEVVSMNRRLSGGDASLNAVVGSDGEGATQWQDWLEDDDADQAGDYAEKNEFQHRMALMKQAMEVLNERERDILTQRRLQDQPVTLEDLSGVYNVSRERIRQIEVRAFEKLQNRMRDLAREDGLLPA; this comes from the coding sequence ATGAGTACATATGCAAATCTGCCCGCACCGTCACCGGAACAGGGCCTGAACCGTTACCTTCAGGAAATCCGCAAATTCCCGATGCTGGAACCTGAACAGGAATATATGCTTGCCAAGCGCTGGGTCGATCATGAAGACACCGATGCCGCCCATCAGATGGTGACCAGCCATCTGCGTCTGGCGGCCAAGATCGCCATGGGCTATCGCGGCTACGGGCTGCCCCAGGCCGAGGTGATCAGCGAGGCCAATGTGGGCCTGATGCAGGCGGTCAAGAAATTCGACCCGGAAAAAGGCTTCCGTCTGGCAACCTATGCCATGTGGTGGATCCGCGCCTCGATTCAGGAATATGTCTTGCGGTCCTGGTCGATGGTGAAACTGGGCACCACCTCGGCGCAGAAGAAACTGTTTTTCAACCTGCGCAAGGCCAAGGCCCGGATCGGCGCATTGGAAGAAGGCGATCTGCGCCCCGAAAACGTGGCCCGCATCGCCAATGATCTGGGGGTGACCGAAACCGAGGTTGTGTCGATGAACCGGCGGCTGTCGGGCGGCGATGCGTCTTTGAACGCGGTTGTCGGCAGCGATGGCGAAGGCGCCACCCAATGGCAGGACTGGCTGGAGGATGATGACGCCGATCAGGCCGGAGACTATGCCGAGAAAAACGAGTTTCAGCATCGCATGGCGCTGATGAAACAGGCGATGGAGGTTCTCAATGAGCGGGAGCGGGATATTCTGACCCAACGCCGCCTGCAGGATCAGCCGGTCACGCTGGAGGATCTTTCAGGCGTCTATAATGTCAGCCGCGAACGGATTCGCCAGATCGAGGTGCGCGCGTTCGAGAAATTGCAGAACCGCATGCGCGACCTGGCGCGCGAAGACGGGCTGCTGCCCGCCTGA
- a CDS encoding RluA family pseudouridine synthase: protein MAPTQIITVLIGPDPAPRLDKALARDVPEAAALSRSRLARLIAAGAIRVNGDTVTDGKARVEEGDRVEITVEAPAEARIRPEDIPLDIRYEDADLIVINKPVGMVVHPAPGTPSGTLVNALLHHFGGNLSGVGGERRPGVVHRIDKDTSGLLVVAKSDRAHHGLADQFADHSVERLYQALCHGVPDAADPRLRGTRGIRFEPGGVLKISTQLARHKTDRQRQAVLFQGGRHAVTRARVREGFGIAALVECRLETGRTHQIRVHMAHAGHGLIGDQTYGGRRRIGAKTAGEDLARALNSFPRQALHAASLGFTHPVRGDVMRFQVPVPADMTGLLENLREAAL, encoded by the coding sequence ATGGCGCCCACCCAGATCATCACGGTCCTGATCGGCCCGGACCCGGCCCCGCGTCTTGATAAGGCACTGGCCCGCGATGTGCCAGAGGCCGCCGCGCTTAGCCGGTCGCGTCTGGCCCGGTTGATTGCCGCGGGCGCGATCCGGGTCAATGGCGACACCGTGACCGATGGCAAGGCCCGGGTGGAGGAGGGGGACAGGGTGGAGATCACCGTGGAGGCCCCGGCCGAGGCCCGTATCCGGCCAGAGGATATTCCGCTTGATATCAGATATGAGGATGCGGATCTGATCGTGATCAACAAACCGGTGGGGATGGTGGTGCATCCGGCGCCGGGCACGCCATCGGGCACTCTGGTCAACGCGCTGCTGCATCATTTTGGCGGCAATCTGTCAGGCGTGGGGGGCGAAAGGCGCCCGGGCGTTGTGCACCGGATCGACAAGGATACCAGCGGGCTGCTGGTGGTTGCGAAATCTGACCGGGCGCATCACGGGCTGGCGGACCAGTTTGCCGATCACTCGGTTGAACGGCTGTATCAGGCGCTGTGCCACGGGGTGCCTGATGCCGCCGATCCGCGCCTGCGCGGGACCAGAGGCATCCGTTTCGAACCCGGTGGCGTGCTGAAAATCTCCACCCAGTTGGCCCGGCATAAAACCGACCGGCAAAGACAGGCGGTGCTGTTCCAGGGCGGGCGTCATGCGGTGACGCGGGCAAGGGTGAGGGAAGGGTTTGGCATCGCCGCGCTGGTGGAATGCCGTCTGGAAACCGGGCGCACCCATCAGATTCGCGTGCATATGGCCCATGCGGGGCACGGGCTGATCGGCGATCAGACCTATGGCGGGCGGCGCCGGATCGGGGCAAAAACCGCGGGTGAGGATCTGGCCCGGGCGCTGAACAGTTTTCCGCGACAGGCGCTGCATGCCGCCAGCCTGGGGTTCACGCACCCGGTGAGGGGGGATGTGATGCGATTTCAGGTGCCTGTTCCTGCCGATATGACGGGTTTGCTTGAAAACCTGCGCGAAGCGGCCCTGTAA
- a CDS encoding DUF6476 family protein gives MMDTPQEDNAPLPGHLRLLRNLVTVLTVVMIFGVIAITGLLVIRLSAPPAPVLVFPEAFALPAGVAMTGYSQLGGQAVIVGDDGVIRVFDMESGEVTREIDLTDE, from the coding sequence ATGATGGACACTCCGCAGGAAGATAATGCCCCGCTGCCGGGCCATCTGCGCCTGTTGCGCAATCTGGTGACCGTGCTGACGGTGGTGATGATTTTCGGGGTCATAGCGATCACCGGGCTGCTTGTCATCCGCCTGTCTGCCCCGCCTGCGCCGGTTCTGGTCTTCCCCGAAGCATTTGCCCTGCCGGCAGGGGTCGCCATGACGGGGTACAGCCAACTGGGCGGGCAGGCCGTGATTGTCGGCGATGACGGGGTGATCCGCGTCTTTGACATGGAAAGCGGCGAGGTGACCCGCGAGATCGATCTGACCGATGAGTGA